TGCGTCGCACACGTCGTCGAGCACCACCAGGACGCGGAGGTCGGCGGTCCAGGTACGGAACAGCAGACTCAGGTCGGTCGTGTTCAGTCGCAACTGCTCCTCCGTCGCGCCGAGTCCACGCAGGAACGAGCGGAGGATCTCGGCGGTCCGCACCCGTCGGCCGGCGCCGTCACGGAGCCGCGCGTAGAGCCGTCCGTCCGGGTAGTGACCGCTCACCTCATGCGCGGCGTGCAGGCACAGCTCGCTCTTCCCCGTGCCGGGGGCGCCCCCCACGATCACGAGCGGCCGGTCCTCCCGCGCCGGTCCGGCCAGTACCGCGGTGATGCGCGCCAGCTGGCCGGCGCGTCCGGTCAGACGCTCGCGCGGGGCGGGCAGATGGCAGGGCGCCCGGGTGGCGGCGGTCACGGCCGTGAGCCGCCCGGCGGGACGCAGCAGCGCCTCGTCCGACGTGAGCATGGCCCGGTGCAGGGCCTCCAGTTGGGGCGAAGGGTCGAGACCCAGCTCGGTGGCGATCCGCTCGCGTGCCCGCCGGTAGACCTGGAGGGCTTCCGCCCGCCGGTCCATGCGGTAGAGGGCGGTCATGAGGTTGCCCTGGGCCCGCTCGTCCGTCGGTTCCCGACCGGCCATCGAGGTGAGTTCGCCGAGCACCTCGTGGTGCCGGCCGAGGTGCAGGTCGGATTCGATCCGCAGGTGGTGGGCGCTGGTACGCAACTCCTTCAGGCGGACCGCCTCGGCCTTCAGCGTGGGCCCCTTGCGTACGTCCACCAGGGCATCGTCCCGCCACAGCCGCAGCGCCGCGGCGGCCGTGTCACGGGCGCGGGCGAAGTCCTCGGCACGAAACTCCGCTCCGGCACGGGCGAGCAACGGCTCGCACCGGAAGACGTCCACGTGGTCGGCGGGAAGCGACAGCTGGTAGCCGCCGTCGACGGTGCCCAGCAGCGGCCCAGCCGCCCGTACCGCGCCGCCGCTCCTCGGGTTGCCGAGGGAGAACCGCTTCCTGAGCTGGTACACGTACGTCTGCAGCGCGGTGTGCGCGCTGGCCGGCGGACTGTCGTTCCACAGCTCGTCCATGAGTTGCTCGAAGGGCACCACCCGGCCCGCGTTCAGCACGAGCATCGCCAGTGTCTGACGTACTTTCTGGGCGGCCGGCGCCATGTCGACGCCGTCATCGTCCCCGTAGGCCTGGAGTGGCCCGAGAAGGTTGATTCGCATGAAATTCGCCCTGTCTCATGTTCGTTCGGTCCCCGTCGGGCCGGCCGGCGACGCCACCGCCGGCCCCGACCGCGCGGCCGAACGGTGAGGATGTGCGCGGCCGCCCGGTGTCAGGAGCTCCTGGACCCGGCTGCCGGGGCCAGGTTCGGGTGGTGCCGGGCCACGATGTCGGGGAAGGACCGGATCAGCCCCTTCATGACGTTGTCGCCGTAGAGGGCGAACAACGGGTTGCCGGCGACGTCGATGACTCCGCCGGCACCCTCGACGTAGGGGCTGGGCAATGGCTGCATCGTGGCGTCCAGCCGAGGGTTGTAGAAGAAGGGAATGGAGTAGCGGTCGACTCCCGGGGCGGGCCGGACCACCCGGTGGAGGGTGGCACGCACGTAGCCCCTCGTCGCCACCTCCAGCAGCTCTCCCAGGTTGACCACGAACGCTCCGGGGATCACCGGCACGTCGGCGAACCGGTCCTCCTCGACCGCGACCTGGAGGCCGCCGTTGTCGTCCTGGACGAGCAGGGTGAGGAGCCCGAGGTCGTTGTGAATGCCGGTCCCCTGGCCGGCGCCGGCGTCCTCGCCCGGCTGCGTGGGGCCGGGGTAGTGCAGGAGCTTGAGGTGGATCTGCGGATCCGGATCGACCACGTCGTCCAGGAACCCGGCGGGGGCGTCGAGCGACTCGAGCAGGAGCCGCAGCAGTCGATGGGACAGGTCGGTCAGCCGGGTGATCCATGACTCGATGGCCGGGCGCAGCTCGGGCATCGCCGCGGGCCACTGGTTCCGGCCGATCAGGCACCGGTAGGCGGGATCGCCGGGCGCGGACGGCGTCGCAGCCTGCTCGGGCCCGATGTCCAGCTGCCGGCGCTGGTCGGGGATGCCCTTGGTGTGCTCGCGGCCGAGTTCGGAGTAGCCGCGGAAGAGTGGCGAGTCAAGGATGTTCAGCGCGAGCCGGTCGGCCTCGGGCAGGGCGAAGAACCGGCGGGTGAGCTCCAGCATGTCGTCGGCGTCCTCGATGCCGTGGCCGACGAGCTGGAAGAAGCCGATCTCGTGCACGGCCGTGCGCAACCGGGACAGGAACGCTGCCCGGTCTTCTTCCGAACCGGCGGCGTCACGGAGGTCGAGCACGGGAAAGGTGTCGGTCATGGCAGCTCCTTCGAATCGCTGGTCCGGTAGTCCGTCGGGTCGGTCACGCCGGCGTCCCGGAACGCTTCCTGCCGCTCCCGGCAGGCGGCGCACCGTCCGCACTGCAGCGCGTCGCCACGAAAGCAGCTCCAGGTGTCGGTCCAGGGGACACCGAGTTCCTCACCGAGCGACACCACGTCGCTCTTGCGCAGCCTGACCAGCGGCGCTGTCAGGGTCAGGTCGGGGTGCGCGTATCCCCGGGTCGCGATCCGCTCCATGGCGAGGAAGGAATCGATGAACGCGGCATTGCTGTCGGGCGCGGCCTGCAGGTCGTCGACCACCCCGACGGCCACCGCTTCCGCCTTCTGGGCGACGGCGACCGCGAAGGCGACGGACAGCAGAAGCGCGTTGCGGTTGGGCACCACGTTCGGGCTCCCGCCGGAGGACCCACTTCGGTGATCCGGCACGTCGACGCGTGGGTCGGTGAGCGAGGAGCCGCTCAGGAGCGTGCCGACGGGGCTGAGATCGACGACATCGTGCGGCACCCCGAGCGATCGAGCCGCCTTCGCGGCGAACTCGTGCTCGACGAGATGACGCTGACCGTAGTTCACGGACAGCAGGTGGAGTGTGTGTCCTTGTGCCTGGAGGTGGTAGGCCATGGTGACCGAGTCCAGGCCGCCGGACACGATTGCGACAGTTTTCGACATGCGTCGCCTTCCGGCTGACGGAATGGGAGGGAGGATCAGTACTTCGGCATCAGTGCAGCGGTGAGCTGTGCACCGGAACGGCGGCGGGCGTGCCGGCGTCCGTCACGCCGCCGGCGTGGCCGGGACGAGCAGCCGCTCGGACCGGTGGCCCTTGCGGTAGGTCAGTTCGACTTCGGGCCGCGGACCGTCCAGCCTCGTGGTGAGGGTCCGCTCCTCGCTCCACCCGACCAAGCGGTACTCGTTTCCGCCGAGGGCCGCCAGCGGGAAGAGGTGGTCCTGGGGAGAGCGAACGGCAAGGCCCGTGCCGGTGTCGACGATGCTGAAGCCGGCCTGCGGCTGCGGGCCGGTGAGTGACCCGAACTCCTCGATCTCCAGCAGGTGCGCCGGCGCGTCGAACGAACACCGCGCCGCTTTCCGCTCCCGGTCGGTCAGGGCCACGGTGGGACGGTTGTAGAGCACCTCCGGACCGTTGAAGTAGTCGGCCCAGTCGGCCGGGAACAGCCGTGCGAGCTCCGGTGTGACGAGCACGTCCACGACGAGGTGCACCCGGTGCTCGGGGCCGAGGTTCTGGATCTGGTGCTTGCGGCTGAAGTCGCCGAACCAGAACTCACCGGGCTGCCAGCGGTGGATCTCCCCGTCGAGGTCCAGCGAGGCGTCCTCGTGGGTGGTGACCGGGATGTGCAGCCGGGCCATGCCCCAGTCCGGGGCGAACTTGGGATCGGAATGGCGGTATCCGACGACACCGGGCCCCAAATCCATGAAGCGGACCGCGTAGAGGGGGCCGGGTATCGAGCGAAGGACCTCCCGCACGTAGGGCATGTGGTCCAGCCACTCGGTGTCGGCGAACTCCGCAGAGCCAGGCCCCCCCGGGTCGGTACGTTTCTTGTCACCATCGGGGCTGCGCACCGAGAGGCAGCGCCAGTCCTGCTCGGCCCACCTGGACACGCGCCCGTTCGTGTACGAGCTCTGCTCGTCCCACAGGTGGTCGCGCGCCGTCATGAGGTCGGCCACCAGCCGATCGGCGTCCAGCGCGGGGAGCAGCCGAAC
The sequence above is a segment of the Streptomyces lydicus genome. Coding sequences within it:
- a CDS encoding AfsR/SARP family transcriptional regulator — its product is MRINLLGPLQAYGDDDGVDMAPAAQKVRQTLAMLVLNAGRVVPFEQLMDELWNDSPPASAHTALQTYVYQLRKRFSLGNPRSGGAVRAAGPLLGTVDGGYQLSLPADHVDVFRCEPLLARAGAEFRAEDFARARDTAAAALRLWRDDALVDVRKGPTLKAEAVRLKELRTSAHHLRIESDLHLGRHHEVLGELTSMAGREPTDERAQGNLMTALYRMDRRAEALQVYRRARERIATELGLDPSPQLEALHRAMLTSDEALLRPAGRLTAVTAATRAPCHLPAPRERLTGRAGQLARITAVLAGPAREDRPLVIVGGAPGTGKSELCLHAAHEVSGHYPDGRLYARLRDGAGRRVRTAEILRSFLRGLGATEEQLRLNTTDLSLLFRTWTADLRVLVVLDDVCDARDLTPLLPSGAGCGVVIGSRRRLFVSSSAVHVELAGLPFADCLHLLASSVPSHWGTMDPEGLRRLARLCRGLPGVLFAVAAQLRRRPHWTARQATAWVLASGGAEGDALGVRAGFGRTFAALPTELQPLAYALLSPGVPDRLTPALVAATLGISGQRAEDLLEELAESYLLRAQHPCVNGRFSYEWEPGTRPFAARPNSAPVMCSA
- a CDS encoding isopenicillin N synthase family dioxygenase, which codes for MTDTFPVLDLRDAAGSEEDRAAFLSRLRTAVHEIGFFQLVGHGIEDADDMLELTRRFFALPEADRLALNILDSPLFRGYSELGREHTKGIPDQRRQLDIGPEQAATPSAPGDPAYRCLIGRNQWPAAMPELRPAIESWITRLTDLSHRLLRLLLESLDAPAGFLDDVVDPDPQIHLKLLHYPGPTQPGEDAGAGQGTGIHNDLGLLTLLVQDDNGGLQVAVEEDRFADVPVIPGAFVVNLGELLEVATRGYVRATLHRVVRPAPGVDRYSIPFFYNPRLDATMQPLPSPYVEGAGGVIDVAGNPLFALYGDNVMKGLIRSFPDIVARHHPNLAPAAGSRSS
- a CDS encoding 7-cyano-7-deazaguanine synthase, whose product is MSKTVAIVSGGLDSVTMAYHLQAQGHTLHLLSVNYGQRHLVEHEFAAKAARSLGVPHDVVDLSPVGTLLSGSSLTDPRVDVPDHRSGSSGGSPNVVPNRNALLLSVAFAVAVAQKAEAVAVGVVDDLQAAPDSNAAFIDSFLAMERIATRGYAHPDLTLTAPLVRLRKSDVVSLGEELGVPWTDTWSCFRGDALQCGRCAACRERQEAFRDAGVTDPTDYRTSDSKELP
- a CDS encoding aspartyl/asparaginyl beta-hydroxylase domain-containing protein, with translation MNVNDSSTPAEAVRLLPALDADRLVADLMTARDHLWDEQSSYTNGRVSRWAEQDWRCLSVRSPDGDKKRTDPGGPGSAEFADTEWLDHMPYVREVLRSIPGPLYAVRFMDLGPGVVGYRHSDPKFAPDWGMARLHIPVTTHEDASLDLDGEIHRWQPGEFWFGDFSRKHQIQNLGPEHRVHLVVDVLVTPELARLFPADWADYFNGPEVLYNRPTVALTDRERKAARCSFDAPAHLLEIEEFGSLTGPQPQAGFSIVDTGTGLAVRSPQDHLFPLAALGGNEYRLVGWSEERTLTTRLDGPRPEVELTYRKGHRSERLLVPATPAA